The Primulina tabacum isolate GXHZ01 chromosome 16, ASM2559414v2, whole genome shotgun sequence genome window below encodes:
- the LOC142528511 gene encoding uncharacterized protein LOC142528511 → MGNLLVLQEKVVKVMKVDGQILEYKTPIKVHQVLSEFTHHAISDRLPVLKHMHPYAEMIRGHLYYLLPLPVSPPPVTKKLKEKKTVRFSDNLVDEIGQPTGVVRIKLVISKQELQKMLREGAVSVDEMITQMQRETKTKKIVSIERENGRITSKGSLPDLELKVYRSELVFSL, encoded by the coding sequence ATGGGAAACCTCTTAGTTCTCCAAGAAAAGGTTGTCAAAGTGATGAAAGTAGATGGGCAAATCCTGGAATACAAAACCCCGATCAAAGTTCATCAAGTGCTATCAGAATTCACTCACCATGCAATTTCCGATCGACTTCCGGTACTAAAACACATGCATCCCTATGCAGAAATGATTCGAGGTCACTTGTACTATCTTCTTCCTCTACCCGTGTCACCCCCACCGGTTACGAAGAAGCTTAAGGAGAAGAAGACAGTTAGATTTTCTGATAATTTGGTGGATGAAATAGGGCAACCAACTGGGGTCGTGAGGATTAAGCTCGTGATCAGCAAACAAGAGCTGCAGAAAATGCTAAGAGAAGGGGCAGTTTCGGTCGATGAGATGATAACTCAGATGCAAAgagaaacaaaaacaaagaaaattgTAAGCATTGAGAGAGAGAATGGTCGCATAACTTCAAAAGGATCGTTGCCAGACCTGGAATTAAAAGTTTACAGAAGTGAACTAGTTTTTTCACTGTAG
- the LOC142528512 gene encoding uncharacterized protein LOC142528512, translated as MEGGKRELVKVQVQERTRLIPLSTDAKPRLKWTLDLHERFIEAVNQLGGAEKATPKSVLKVNGIQGLTLYHLKRFDNWKRVNQGKTCAFLAHIGSAASSPHTMCERMAENLMRPSQHIDKVMHAQSKEENEKNRLRLSTSIVAVRWLALQGCAFRGNDESLSSSNRGNFLELVKAFAEMNIEIDEVVLENAPKNAQYIAPEIQKEILHIMANRVRQMVREEVGDKYFCIFVDESRDISKREQMAIILRFVNNHGILTERFFAIKSVSDTTSMNLKNEISNVLVHHDLHVKKIRGQGYDGASNMRGAWNGLQALFLKDCPYAYYVHCFAHRLQLTLVSAAKDVSVIWEFFSHLDNIVNIVTSSTKRIAELHTAQRNEIEYMLSIGERDSGSGANQIGNLQRAGATRWSSHYDSVKSLIDTLCQILQRKSQDILTAIIFATTTKTCLQEFKECVWNEFLQEVKVFCSRNEIDVPDLDCLYKIGRSCRQTTIEHHYHFDVFNAAIDFILMELNTRFNESSVELLSLSTALDPKNSFDSFNSDDICKLAKKFYPGDFTDQEIVALEYELIHYKLDVKQNLKVSTLVELCQQLTESGRSSVYVMLTRLIHLVLTLPVSTATTERAFSAMKHVKTTLRNKMEDDFLADCLTLYIERDLAKHIDGTISLNDIINIHLGEAIQMQIEVQRRLNDQLEVQRHLQLRIDAQGKYLHAVLEKAQETVGRQNMEGGGVGVDVAKVHERVVAHKCNLSLSYSNIVEEILEDIECRKNLVVHFPPMIGDLVGTAAC; from the exons ATGGAAGGAGGAAAGAGGGAACTCGT AAAAGTTCAAGTACAAGAAAGAACAAGACTTATACCACTCTCCACTGATGCTAAGCCAAGACTTAAATGGACTCTTGACCTCCACGAGCGTTTCATAGAAGCAGTAAATCAATTGGGTGGAGCAGAAA AAGCTACTCCAAAATCAGTCTTGAAGGTCAATGGAATTCAAGGTTTAACCTTATACCACTTGAAGA GATTTGACAATTGGAAAAGGGTAAACCAAGGAAAAACATGTGCTTTTCTTGCCCATATTGGTTCTGCAGCTTCTTCACCTCATACTATGTGTGAGAGAATGGCTGAAAATTTGATGAGGCCCTCACAACATATTGATAAAGTGATGCATGCACAATCTAAAGAGGAAAATGAGAAAAATCGTCTGCGTTTGAGCACCTCAATTGTAGCTGTTCGTTGGCTAGCACTTCAAGGTTGTGCTTTTAGAGGTAACGATGAATCTCTATCTTCATCTAATCgtggaaattttcttgaattggtGAAGGCTTTTGCagaaatgaatatagaaattGATGAAGTTGTGCTTGAGAATGCTCCAAAAAATGCCCAATATATCGCTCCAGAAATTCAGAAAGAGATTTTACATATTATGGCCAATAGAGTACGACAGATGGTTcgtgaagaagttggagataaATACTTCTGTATTTTTGTTGATGAATCCCGAGATATATCTAAACGAGAGCAAATGGCCATTATATTGAGGTTTGTGAACAATCatgggattttgacagaaagATTTTTTGCCATCAAAAGTGTTAGTGACACTACCtcaatgaatttgaaaaatGAGATATCAAATGTTCTTGTTCATCATGATCTCCATGTTAAGAAAATCAGAGGCCAAGGATATGATGGTGCTAGCAATATGCGTGGAGCGTGGAATGGACTTCAAGcattatttctcaaagattgtcCCTATGCATACTATGTCCACTGTTTTGCACATCGTTTACAACTGACATTGGTTTCTGCAGCTAAGGATGTTAGTGTTATTTGGGAATTCTTTTCTCATTTGGACAATATTGTTAATATTGTCACTTCTTCTACTAAGCGCATTGCTGAATTACATACTGCACAGAGAAATGAAATTGAGTATATGTTGTCAATTGGAGAACGTGATTCTGGAAGTGGTGCAAACCAGATTGGTAATTTGCAACGAGCAGGAGCTACTCGTTGGAGTTCTCACTATGATTCGGTAAAAAGCTTGATAG ATACTCTTTGTCaaattcttcaaagaaaatctcaaGACATTTTGACTGCAATCATATTTGCCACTACTACCAAAACTTGCCTTCAAGAATTTAAAGAATGTGTGTGGAATGAATTTCTTCAGGAAGTTAAAGTTTTTTGCTCAAGAAATGAAATTGATGTACCTGACCTTGATTGTCTATATAAGATTGGACGTTCATGTCGGCAAACTACAATAGAACATCATTACcactttgatgtttttaatgcagCAATAGATTTCATTTTGATGGAGTTAAATACTCGGTTCAATGAGTCATCGGTGGAACTTCTTTCTCTTAGTACAGCTTTAGATCCTAAAAATTCATTTGACTCATTTAACAGTGATGATATTTGCAAGCTTGCGAAGAAGTTTTATCCTGGAGATTTCACAGATCAAGAAATTGTTGCTTTGGAGTATGAATTGATACATTATAAACTTGATGTGAAGCAGAATTTAAAGGTTTCTACACTTGTTGAGTTGTGTCAGCAATTGACCGAGAGTGGACGGTCAAGTGTTTATGTTATGTTGACTAGATTGAttcatcttgttttgacattacCTGTGTCTACTGCCACTACTGAGCGGGCTTTTTCAGCAATGAAGCATGTGAAGACGACACTTCGCAATAAAATGGAGGATGACTTTCTTGCCGATTGTTTAACACTCTATATTGAACGAGATTTAGCTAAACATATTGAT GGCACAATTTCGTTGAACGatataat TAATATCCATCTAGGCGAAGCGATACAAATGCAAATCGAAGTACAACGAAGGCTAAATGATCAGCTGGAG GTACAACGCCATTTACAGCTCCGTATAGATGCTCAGGGTAAATATTTGCATGCAGTGCTAGAGAAGGCCCAGGAAACCGTCGGAAGACAGAACATGGAAGGAGGAGGAGTTGGTGTAGATGTTGCCAAGGTTCATGAAAGGGTAGTTGCTCATAAAT GTAATTTGTCATTATCCTATAGCAACATTGTGGAGGAAATATTAGAAGACATTGAATGTAGGAAGAATTTAGTTGTGCATTTTCCACCAATGATAGGGGATTTGGTTGGTACTGCTGCATGTTAA
- the LOC142528991 gene encoding alpha carbonic anhydrase 1, chloroplastic-like, which translates to MAARVALFSLTLTLLIVNSFATYTLQAADQPLQFTYSGATGPEKWGSLNPKFSLCSTGESQSPINIVEDQAVVNKNLKPLLRAYHPVNGTLTDVRFTVVVEYPEDSGWMIVDGKKYALKQMHWHSPSEHRINGKRFAAELHMVHVSEDGRVAVLGYLFKYGHPDPILGQIHKKLNELAYEESAQLKLVPFHPAVLKENPRKYYKYIGSSSAPPCTENVIYIIVGKVRSISRDQVQALKAPLDIQCKNNARPYQPLNGRHVEIYDKKSLANHANHSCLN; encoded by the exons ATGGCGGCTCGTGTGGCTTTGTTCAGCCTTACACTCACTCTGCTCATTGTCAACTCATTTGCTACTTACACACTGC AGGCTGCTGACCAGCCCCTTCAGTTCACATACTCTGGAGCCACAGGCCCTGAGAAATGGGGAAGCCTTAATCCGAAATTCTCCTTATGTTCAACTGGGGAATCCCAATCACCAATCAATATTGTGGAAGACCAAGCAGTTGTGAACAAGAACTTGAAGCCATTGCTCAGAGCATACCATCCTGTAAATGGTACTCTGACTGATGTTAGATTCACTGTTGTG GTAGAGTACCCAGAGGATTCGGGGTGGATGATTGTAGATGGCAAGAAGTATGCCTTGAAACAGATGCACTGGCATTCTCCTTCTGAGCATAGAATTAATGGAAAGCG ATTTGCGGCCGAGCTTCATATGGTTCACGTTTCCGAAGATGGAAGAGTTGCAGTGCTCGGATACCTTTTCAAATATGGACATCCCGATCCCATTCTTGGGCAG ATACATAAGAAATTGAATGAATTGGCATACGAAGAATCGGCACAGCTTAAGCTGGTCCCGTTTCACCCGGCTGTGTTGAAGGAAAATCCTCGCAAGTATTACAAATACATTGGCTCCTCCAGTGCCCCTCCTTGCACGGAAAATGTTATCTATATCATCGTTGGAAAG GTGAGATCAATTTCGAGAGATCAGGTACAAGCACTCAAGGCACCTTTGGACATACAATGCAAGAACAATGCCAGGCCTTATCAGCCTCTCAACGGAAGACACGTGGAGATATACGATAAAAAGTCGCTTGCGAATCACGCCAATCACAGCTGTCTAAATTAA